From Bacteroidales bacterium, a single genomic window includes:
- a CDS encoding alpha/beta hydrolase: MKEKVILALFLMFFSTCIFGQIINPWTSTQVKISDDNYKIVDNGIFQGLNAKYGVYAHKGHGHRYKALPFLFLLSEKKDAPNLIILNGGPGVSNLKAPEGVDSLLNYFNILIPGYRGVDDCLEDNYDKLDKQQNSYNISLISKDISNIVAALKFDSVYVAAHSFGSIYACNYLLIEDGVSKKSIFVSPIMTQNIATVLSKMEHMAEKYFSNYCNGLEKYDNVLTEIENSSEPEQLSMALVIFLSEFQNCYKIDSILESKGSIIELLQNTYISYKHAINSTDKQYKLSGYFNFNDTTGFNDLGRLGKLLLNYFVNEAKPNTSPFSPFKYCTPDTIISAFYDYSVCINDQIVKNSGHSDIWSKAWRYIIDFYNNQ, from the coding sequence GGCAAATAATAAATCCCTGGACAAGTACTCAAGTTAAAATATCTGATGACAACTATAAAATTGTTGATAACGGTATTTTTCAGGGTTTAAACGCTAAGTATGGTGTATATGCTCACAAAGGACATGGTCACAGATACAAAGCATTGCCATTTCTGTTTTTACTTTCCGAAAAGAAAGATGCTCCGAATTTAATAATTTTAAACGGAGGTCCCGGTGTTTCAAATCTTAAAGCTCCAGAGGGTGTCGATTCCCTGCTAAATTATTTTAACATACTTATTCCCGGTTATCGTGGCGTTGACGACTGCTTAGAAGATAATTATGATAAATTAGACAAACAACAAAATTCTTATAATATAAGTCTGATTTCTAAAGACATATCAAATATTGTTGCTGCTTTAAAATTTGACTCAGTTTATGTTGCTGCCCACAGCTTTGGTTCAATATATGCCTGCAACTATTTGTTAATAGAAGACGGCGTTAGCAAAAAGAGCATTTTTGTTAGTCCGATTATGACACAAAACATTGCAACTGTTCTCAGCAAAATGGAGCATATGGCAGAAAAATATTTTTCAAATTATTGTAATGGCTTAGAAAAATATGACAACGTTTTAACCGAAATTGAAAACTCATCAGAACCTGAGCAGTTGAGCATGGCTCTGGTTATTTTTTTATCTGAATTTCAGAATTGCTACAAAATAGATTCTATTTTAGAATCAAAGGGGTCGATTATTGAATTGCTACAAAATACATATATTTCATATAAACACGCCATCAACTCAACAGATAAACAATACAAATTAAGTGGTTATTTCAATTTCAATGACACTACTGGTTTTAATGATCTAGGCAGATTAGGAAAGCTATTGCTAAACTACTTTGTAAACGAAGCTAAACCCAACACTTCACCTTTCAGCCCGTTCAAATACTGCACTCCTGACACTATTATCAGTGCCTTTTATGACTATTCTGTTTGTATTAACGACCAAATAGTAAAAAACAGCGGCCACTCTGATATTTGGTCAAAAGCTTGGAGATATATTATTGATTTTTACAACAATCAATGA